From a single Chitinophaga sp. Cy-1792 genomic region:
- a CDS encoding MFS transporter — translation MEQSTGRIYNLQFILLCLSNALFSASFNMMIPELPAYLTQLGGEDYKGYIISVFTLMAGLSRPFSGKLTDTIGRVPVMIFGSLICVVCSMMYPMVSSVAAFLLLRFFHGFSTGFKPTGTSAYVSDIVPSNRRGEAMGMIGLASIIGMAIGPAIGGWVAHQWGINVMFHLSAAFALLSVVILIGAMKETLPDKQPFRLSLLRIHRGEIFEPLVIAPVIVTFLTFFSYGAVLTVIPDYSTYLGVDNKGLFFTFYTGASMGIRLVAGKVSDKYGRIPVLKISAIIMAASMAMIAVATSPWILFAAAVVYGAATGLNSPAVTAWTVDLSNPQFKGRALASMYIAMEAGIGLGAWGSALIYHNHASRFPLTFFVLAVITLMATLYLVFFKIPRNFEEAKLQYART, via the coding sequence ATGGAACAGTCGACAGGCAGGATCTACAATCTGCAATTCATATTACTGTGTTTGAGTAATGCCCTATTCTCAGCCAGTTTCAACATGATGATACCCGAGCTCCCGGCGTATCTTACCCAATTAGGCGGGGAAGATTATAAAGGCTATATCATCAGCGTTTTTACACTGATGGCGGGACTATCAAGGCCATTCAGCGGCAAACTGACGGATACCATCGGCCGTGTGCCGGTGATGATATTCGGATCGCTGATATGTGTGGTTTGTAGTATGATGTACCCGATGGTCAGCTCTGTGGCGGCTTTCCTGTTGCTACGCTTCTTCCATGGTTTTTCCACAGGTTTTAAGCCTACAGGCACATCTGCATATGTTTCAGATATCGTCCCTTCCAATCGCCGCGGTGAGGCCATGGGGATGATCGGACTGGCCTCTATCATCGGTATGGCTATCGGGCCAGCCATTGGCGGCTGGGTAGCGCACCAGTGGGGTATTAATGTAATGTTCCATCTGTCTGCCGCTTTTGCATTGCTTTCTGTTGTCATCCTTATCGGTGCCATGAAAGAAACACTGCCCGACAAACAGCCGTTCCGTTTATCCCTCCTGCGTATCCATCGTGGTGAAATATTCGAACCACTGGTAATAGCGCCGGTGATCGTCACTTTCCTGACTTTCTTCAGCTATGGCGCAGTGCTCACGGTCATTCCGGATTACAGCACCTACCTCGGTGTGGATAACAAAGGACTTTTCTTTACTTTTTACACCGGCGCCTCTATGGGTATCCGACTTGTAGCAGGAAAGGTTTCCGATAAATATGGCCGTATTCCTGTGTTGAAAATATCCGCCATTATTATGGCCGCATCTATGGCCATGATTGCGGTGGCAACTTCCCCATGGATACTGTTTGCCGCTGCGGTCGTATATGGCGCAGCAACAGGTCTTAACTCTCCTGCCGTTACCGCCTGGACAGTAGATCTGAGTAACCCGCAGTTTAAAGGACGGGCCCTCGCGAGCATGTATATTGCGATGGAAGCGGGTATCGGATTGGGCGCCTGGGGTTCTGCGCTGATCTATCATAACCATGCGAGCCGCTTCCCGCTTACCTTCTTTGTATTGGCGGTTATAACGCTGATGGCTACACTATACCTGGTGTTCTTTAAGATTCCACGGAATTTTGAGGAAGCGAAGCTTCAGTATGCGCGCACGTAG
- a CDS encoding O-acetyl-ADP-ribose deacetylase encodes MKQIKVVKGDITKVAVDAIVNAANSSLMGGGGVDGAIHRAGGPEILEDCRQIVARQGGCKTGDAVITRAGRLPARHVIHTVGPVWQSGEKNEPALLASCYRKSLELAAGNELKSIAFPNISTGIYHFPKDQAARIAMETVVAFLEKGSSINEVIFVCFDEENLFFTEKYYHQFVGPE; translated from the coding sequence ATGAAGCAGATAAAAGTTGTTAAGGGAGATATTACCAAAGTTGCCGTGGACGCTATTGTGAACGCTGCCAATTCCTCATTGATGGGCGGTGGTGGCGTAGATGGCGCCATTCATCGTGCGGGTGGCCCTGAAATACTGGAAGACTGCCGACAGATTGTAGCGAGGCAGGGAGGTTGTAAAACCGGTGATGCTGTTATCACGCGGGCAGGCAGGCTTCCCGCCAGGCATGTGATTCATACCGTGGGGCCGGTATGGCAAAGCGGAGAGAAAAATGAGCCGGCACTGCTGGCCAGTTGCTACCGTAAATCGCTGGAACTGGCCGCAGGCAATGAATTGAAAAGTATTGCCTTTCCGAATATCAGCACGGGAATTTATCATTTCCCTAAAGACCAGGCCGCAAGAATAGCCATGGAAACTGTTGTAGCATTTTTAGAAAAGGGTTCAAGTATTAATGAGGTCATATTTGTTTGTTTTGATGAGGAGAATTTGTTCTTTACAGAGAAGTATTACCACCAGTTTGTAGGCCCGGAATGA
- a CDS encoding NYN domain-containing protein, with amino-acid sequence MDNTKDLRLAVLIDADNIPYHNVKGMLEEVAKYGNPTFKRIYGDWTKPTVSGWKTVLLDYAITPIQQYSYTSGKNATDSAMIIDAMDILYTGRVDGFCLVSSDSDFTRLATRLREAGMYVIGMGEKKTPSAFRSACDKFIYLEILQIAEKKTETGKSKSPKEKNKGISKADKELITLLTASINDIADEDGWAYLGELGNLLLKKQPDFDSRNYGYNKLIHLIRSFPDFEIDLREGGKRSGKLVYVRSIS; translated from the coding sequence ATGGATAATACCAAAGACCTTCGTCTGGCAGTATTGATAGATGCAGACAATATCCCTTACCATAATGTAAAAGGGATGCTGGAAGAAGTAGCCAAATATGGCAACCCTACGTTTAAACGTATTTATGGCGATTGGACAAAGCCCACCGTTTCAGGGTGGAAAACCGTGCTGCTGGACTATGCCATTACCCCCATTCAGCAATACAGTTATACCTCCGGCAAAAATGCCACGGATTCGGCCATGATCATCGATGCGATGGACATCCTGTATACCGGCAGGGTAGATGGTTTCTGCCTGGTTTCCAGCGACAGCGATTTTACCAGGCTGGCGACCCGCCTTCGGGAAGCCGGGATGTATGTAATCGGGATGGGAGAGAAGAAAACCCCCAGCGCATTCCGGTCTGCCTGCGATAAATTCATCTACCTGGAAATTCTTCAGATAGCAGAAAAGAAAACAGAAACAGGTAAATCAAAATCTCCCAAAGAAAAAAATAAAGGGATCAGCAAGGCGGATAAAGAATTGATTACGCTCTTAACCGCCAGCATCAACGATATCGCTGATGAAGACGGCTGGGCCTATCTTGGGGAGCTTGGTAATTTGCTCCTTAAAAAACAACCTGATTTCGACTCACGTAACTATGGATATAATAAGCTGATTCACCTGATCAGAAGCTTCCCCGATTTTGAAATAGACCTGAGGGAGGGTGGAAAAAGATCCGGAAAACTGGTTTATGTGCGCAGTATATCTTAA
- the rmuC gene encoding DNA recombination protein RmuC, with product MTVYLIIAGIIILVLTYLLFAAIAKQRSLESQGRQLQERAIQLEARQGYADQSLQEKQQQVRDAREQLERLNEEYALLQNDQGRLIEKNKFLSQQLTEERQRMLQQQEEVRLQFENTANHLLQRISGNFMEQNQLKLDDLLKPLSEKIDNFRSSVQQSLVAETTQRTELKAELQRLLSLNQLLSKEANNLTNALKADTKKQGNWGEVILEKVLEASGLERGIHYQTQDARYDDAGQLRKPDLVLHLPEDRKVVIDSKVSLKAYEQYCSAEDDVVRQQALKAHLSSVKNHVNELSAKAYQNLYNNTTDFVMLFIPIEPAYALAIMQPDEDLYDFAFRKRIILVSVPSLLATLKVIENMWKLEKQNRNAQEIVRQGGALYDKFVGFVNDLQLVGSHLNKSQLAYEEALKKLNSGKGNLVRSAEKMKKLGVNTNKSLPTDIYIQEAEEKDDE from the coding sequence ATGACAGTATACCTGATAATTGCGGGAATCATCATTCTCGTACTTACATACCTACTATTTGCTGCCATAGCAAAACAACGTAGCCTGGAAAGCCAGGGCCGCCAGCTCCAGGAACGTGCTATACAGCTGGAAGCCCGCCAGGGCTATGCCGATCAGTCGCTGCAGGAAAAGCAGCAACAGGTCCGGGATGCCAGAGAGCAACTGGAAAGACTCAACGAAGAATACGCATTGCTTCAAAACGATCAGGGCCGCCTGATCGAGAAAAATAAATTCCTTAGCCAGCAACTGACAGAAGAGCGTCAGCGAATGCTGCAACAGCAGGAAGAGGTAAGGCTCCAATTTGAAAATACCGCTAACCATCTGCTGCAAAGGATCTCCGGTAACTTCATGGAACAAAACCAGCTCAAACTGGATGACCTGCTGAAACCACTTTCCGAAAAAATCGACAATTTCAGAAGTAGTGTTCAGCAATCGCTGGTGGCCGAAACCACCCAGCGTACCGAATTGAAAGCAGAACTACAGCGGCTGTTGTCGCTCAATCAGCTGCTGTCAAAAGAAGCCAATAACCTCACCAATGCGCTCAAGGCCGACACCAAAAAACAAGGCAACTGGGGCGAAGTAATCCTGGAGAAAGTACTGGAAGCCTCCGGACTGGAACGCGGTATTCATTACCAGACACAGGATGCCCGCTATGACGACGCCGGCCAGCTACGTAAACCGGATCTGGTATTACATCTTCCGGAAGACAGAAAAGTGGTGATCGATTCTAAGGTTTCGCTGAAAGCCTATGAGCAATATTGCAGTGCAGAAGATGATGTTGTGCGCCAGCAGGCGCTGAAAGCGCACCTCAGCTCTGTAAAAAATCACGTCAACGAACTCAGTGCCAAAGCCTATCAGAACCTGTATAACAACACCACTGATTTTGTTATGCTGTTCATTCCGATAGAACCCGCTTATGCCCTGGCTATCATGCAGCCAGATGAAGACCTGTACGACTTTGCCTTCCGCAAACGCATTATACTGGTAAGCGTTCCTTCTCTGCTGGCAACGCTGAAAGTGATTGAAAACATGTGGAAACTGGAAAAGCAGAACCGCAATGCACAGGAAATTGTCAGGCAGGGCGGCGCCCTTTATGATAAGTTCGTTGGCTTTGTCAATGATCTTCAATTAGTTGGGTCACATCTTAATAAAAGCCAGCTGGCCTATGAAGAAGCATTGAAAAAACTGAATTCCGGCAAAGGTAACCTGGTAAGGAGTGCGGAGAAGATGAAGAAGCTGGGAGTAAATACCAATAAGAGTTTGCCGACAGATATTTATATCCAGGAAGCAGAAGAAAAAGATGACGAATAA
- a CDS encoding Dps family protein: MKVNTGILPEHAKEVALELNKALADELVLYAKTRNCHWNIEGPSFRDLHLFFEEQYETLEEFGDEVAERIRALGHYALGRYRDVLDLTHLLESEYTNDAKTQIKELLDDHETIIRNLRRLIDEFDQKYNDKGTSDFVTGLMEKHEKLAWMLRSYLK; the protein is encoded by the coding sequence ATGAAAGTAAACACTGGCATTTTACCTGAACACGCCAAAGAGGTTGCTTTAGAATTGAATAAAGCATTAGCTGACGAGTTGGTGTTATATGCTAAAACCCGCAACTGTCACTGGAACATTGAAGGACCAAGCTTCAGGGATCTGCACCTGTTTTTCGAAGAACAGTATGAAACACTGGAGGAATTCGGTGACGAAGTAGCAGAAAGAATCCGTGCGCTGGGTCACTATGCGTTGGGCAGGTACAGAGATGTACTGGACCTGACACACCTCCTGGAATCAGAGTATACCAATGATGCTAAAACCCAGATCAAGGAATTGCTGGATGATCACGAAACGATTATTCGCAACCTCCGTCGTCTGATCGATGAATTTGATCAGAAATACAACGATAAAGGCACCAGCGATTTCGTAACGGGACTCATGGAAAAACATGAGAAGCTGGCCTGGATGCTTCGTTCTTACCTGAAATAA